The DNA window CAATACATTGCAAATGCTTTGGCATATTCTGCTGCCGATGACTGTTCCAGCACTGGTGACGACGGGAATCCTCACCTTTATTTCTGCTTGGAATGAGTTCATTTTTGCGCTTACTTTTATGACTCGCGAATCGATGAAAACGATTCCGGTGGCAACTGCACAGTTAAGCGGTGCTTCGGTGTTTGAAATTCCTTACGGGCCGATCGCAGCTGCTACTGTGCTGGGAACGTTACCTCTCGTTTTATTGGTTTTGTTCTTCCAGCGCAAGATTGTGCAAGGTTTAACTGCTGGTGCGGTCAAAGGATAGGGAAAAGTCAAAAGTCAAAAGTCAAAAGTCAAAAAAAAGAAGGAGCTAGCGGGTGGTTAAAAAAGTTTATTAAGCCAAACATTCAAATTCTTGATTGCCAGTGGATTTCTCCGCTGAAGTTAGCGTAAATTCATCATTCATAAAATCATGGCAAAACTCGAAATCAGAAATTTAAATAAGACTTATACTCCCAAAGTTATCCCGGTTAAAGATGTTAGTTTAACCGTAGAAGATGATGAGTTTCTCACGTTACTTGGGCCTTCCGGTTGCGGTAAATCTACTATACTGCGACTGATTGCGGGTTTGGAAGCACCTACTCGCGGTCGGATAACGATCGGCAATCGGGATGTGACAAACTTGCCACCGGGCGATCGCAACATCGCGATGGTGTTTCAAAGTTACGCGCTATATCCTCATATGACGGTGTACGACAATATCGCTTCGGGGTTGAAACTGAAGAAAACACCAACGGAAGAAATTAAAGGGCGAGTAGCAGAAGCAGCGCGATCGCTAGGTTTAGAAGAGTTAATGAACCGCAAACCCGGTCAAATGTCTGGCGGACAAAGACAGCGGGTTGCCCTCGCACGCGCCTTAGTTCGGAATCCGGATGTATTCTTATTAGATGAACCGTTGAGTAATCTGGATGCGCTATTGCGAGAAAAAGTTAGGGCGGAAATTAAACAACTATTTGCAGAACAAAGAGTCCCAGTTGTTTATGTCACTCACGACCAAACAGAAGCGATGACTCTCTCTACAAAAGTTGCTGTACTCAACAAAGGTTTGGTTCAACAACTTGACGCGCCCAGTCGCATTTATAACAATCCTGCCAATTTATTTGTCGCTGGGTTTGTTGGCAGTCCGCAAATGAATTTATTGACGCTGAATTGCCAAGGACGTTACGCGATGCTGGGTGATTTTAGAGTGCATCTCCCAGATATTCCCACTTCTCCATCTCAGATTGTGTTCGGCATTCGTCCGGAAAATGTTCGCGTTGCCGCAGCAGAATATCCACACACAATTAAGGGGCGAGTTATCTTGACAGAAAATTTGGGAATGAATTATTTAATTAGCGTGCGGGTGCGCGGATCGCAGGCAGATTCAATTATTTTGCGTGCTTTGTTACCGACAGACCAAAGTTGGAATGAGGAAGAGATTACGTTGGCACTACCTCCCCAATTTATTCACTGGTTTGATGTTCAAACGGGGGATGATATTGTGAGCAGACAAAAGCTTGCTGTTGGGGGTTAGTAAGGTTTATTGAATTTGCGATCGAGTCGCCCGGTTTGTGGTGGGCAATGCCCACTCTACAAATGACCGACTCTGAGGGAAAGTGGCCAGGAAATGAGCTTGGTTGCTTGTGAATTACCCCAGGCGTTTGTGAGCCGATCGCACATTTTTGCAATCGAATCGATACCGTGTTGACCTATAAATCGCTGGGTGGCAGACCAAGTTTGCAAATACCCGATAACTTGTGCGACATTCCACTCGATCGTCATCGCGAAAGAGGGTGGTGTTAATTCGACAAACGGAAAAGGAATAGTTTGATATTTTTGCTCTACTAACTGTCTTTCGGCAGGCCAAAAAGGTTCAACTGCTTGATAGTATTGTGCTAGGGCTTGATTTAGTTGTTCGTCGGCAGAAGGAATAGTAAAAAAACCGTAACACCAAACCGCAATTACCCCGTTCGGTTTGAGAACGCGGCGCACTTCTTGATAGAATAGATCGAAGTTAAACCAATGCAGAGCTTGAGCGACAGTAATTAAATCGATCGCACTATTAGGTATTTCGGTGCGTTCGGCGGTTGTGACCCAATAACGAATGCGATCGTGCCCAAAAGCTTCAGCAATTTGCTTTTCACTGGCATCAGTCCCATAAACCTGCTGAAAGTAGGCAGTTAGACTCAAAGCAACTTGACCGTTACCCGTACCGCAATCCCAAGCAAGTTCGCGTTCTGGTGTGATGGCAGCTAAGTACTCAAACAGCGCCTCTGGATAGCGGGGTCGATATTTGGCGTATTCGCTTGCGTGCGAAGAGAAATGATCTGAAAAGTTCATGCGCGATCGTTTAGGCTTTTATTATAAAGAATATTAAATCATTCCTAATAAGATAAAACAAATGAGTGAAATAAAAAAAGTAGCTGTTGTTACAGGTGCCAATCGCGGATTGGGTTGGGAAACTTGTCGCCAACTGGCAAAACAAGGAATCCAAGTTATTCTCACCAGTCGCGATGAAGAAAAAGGTAACGCTGCGGCTGAAAAATTGCAAGCTGAAGGATTAGAAGTCAAATTTTACCCGCTTGATGTCACCAGTGCGGACAGTATTGAGCATCTTGCCCAGTTTGTGAGAAATGAATTTGGTAAATTAGATATCTTGGTGAACAACGCCGGAATATTACCAGATCCTGTCGAATATCCAGCAGCGAGTGTGTTCAACGCTAAGATTAGTACTTTGCAGCAAACAATGGAGACGAATGTATACGGGCCATTGTTACTTTGTCAGGCATTGATTCCGCTGATGAAACAGCATAATTATGGGCGGGTAGTAAATGTATCTTCTGGCGTAGCACAAGTGTCTGGAATGGATCGAATGAGCGGCACATATCCAGCATATCGGATTTCCAAAACTGCTTTAAATGTATTAACGCGGATGCTTGCCTACGAGTTGAAAGACACGAATATTTTAGTAAATTCAGTTTGTCCTGGCTGGGTTAAAACCGATATGGGCGGCCCAAATGCGACAAGGACGATCGAGCAAGGGGCCGATACAATTGTCTGGTTGGCTACTTTGCCCGACGATGGGCCAACAAACGGATTTTTCCGCGATCGCCAACCCCTGGATTGGTAAACTTTCGCGTGCAGGGAAAGGTATTTTTTGATTAACATCCAGATAGAACAGTAAAAACCGACGAAAGCCTAAAATTATTAAATCGGGTTTGCGTCGGCATAGTAAACCGATACCTAAGTTAAATTTATGAACTTTTGTAGCGATAACGTAACGGGAGTCGCACCGGAAATTATGGCAGCAATAATTGCAG is part of the Aerosakkonema funiforme FACHB-1375 genome and encodes:
- a CDS encoding class I SAM-dependent methyltransferase, with translation MNFSDHFSSHASEYAKYRPRYPEALFEYLAAITPERELAWDCGTGNGQVALSLTAYFQQVYGTDASEKQIAEAFGHDRIRYWVTTAERTEIPNSAIDLITVAQALHWFNFDLFYQEVRRVLKPNGVIAVWCYGFFTIPSADEQLNQALAQYYQAVEPFWPAERQLVEQKYQTIPFPFVELTPPSFAMTIEWNVAQVIGYLQTWSATQRFIGQHGIDSIAKMCDRLTNAWGNSQATKLISWPLSLRVGHL
- a CDS encoding ABC transporter ATP-binding protein; translation: MAKLEIRNLNKTYTPKVIPVKDVSLTVEDDEFLTLLGPSGCGKSTILRLIAGLEAPTRGRITIGNRDVTNLPPGDRNIAMVFQSYALYPHMTVYDNIASGLKLKKTPTEEIKGRVAEAARSLGLEELMNRKPGQMSGGQRQRVALARALVRNPDVFLLDEPLSNLDALLREKVRAEIKQLFAEQRVPVVYVTHDQTEAMTLSTKVAVLNKGLVQQLDAPSRIYNNPANLFVAGFVGSPQMNLLTLNCQGRYAMLGDFRVHLPDIPTSPSQIVFGIRPENVRVAAAEYPHTIKGRVILTENLGMNYLISVRVRGSQADSIILRALLPTDQSWNEEEITLALPPQFIHWFDVQTGDDIVSRQKLAVGG
- a CDS encoding SDR family oxidoreductase; protein product: MSEIKKVAVVTGANRGLGWETCRQLAKQGIQVILTSRDEEKGNAAAEKLQAEGLEVKFYPLDVTSADSIEHLAQFVRNEFGKLDILVNNAGILPDPVEYPAASVFNAKISTLQQTMETNVYGPLLLCQALIPLMKQHNYGRVVNVSSGVAQVSGMDRMSGTYPAYRISKTALNVLTRMLAYELKDTNILVNSVCPGWVKTDMGGPNATRTIEQGADTIVWLATLPDDGPTNGFFRDRQPLDW